TCAGGATGATGTCGGTGACGTCCTCCTTCACCCCGGGCACGGTGGAGAACTCGTGGAGGACGCCCTCGATGCGGATGCTGGTGACGGCCGCACCGGGGATCGAGGAGAGCAGCGTACGGCGCAGCGAGTTGCCGATCGTGTAGCCGAAGCCCGGCTCCAGCGGCTCGATGGTGAACCGCGACCGGTACTCGTCGACCTGCTCCTCGGTGAGAGTGGGACGCTGAGCGATGAGCATGGTGGTGCCTACTTTCCGCGGTGCCCGCTATTTGACTACCGCGTCTCTGGTTGTTCCCCGAACCGCCGGGATCCCACGGAGCGCACCGCGGGATCCCGGCGGACGATGAGCCCTTACTTGGAGTAGAGCTCGACGATCAGCTGCTCCTGGACGGGAGCGTCGATCTGCTGCCGGGTCGGCAGCGAGTGCACGAAGATCCGCATCTTCTCGCCGTCCACCCCGAGCCACGCCGGGACGGGACGCTCGCCGACCTCGGCCTTGGCGACCTGGAACGGCGTGGTCTCCAGCGACTTCGGCTTGACGTCGACGATGTCGGCCTCCTTCACGAGGGCCGACGGGATGTTGACCTTCTTGCCGTTGACCCGGATGTGGCCGTGGCGGATGAGCTGGCGGGCCATGTCACGGGACTTGGCGAAGCCCCCGCGGTAGACCACGTTGTCGAGCCGGCGCTCCAGCAGGGTGAGCAGGTTGTCGCCCGTCTTGCCCTGCTGGCGGTTCGCCTCGACGTAGTACTTGTGGAACTGCCGCTCCAGCACGCCGTAGATGCGCCGCGCCTTCTGCTTCTCGCGAAGCTGCAGCAGGTACTCGGTCTCCTTCGGCCGGCCGCGACCGTGCTCACCCGGAGGGTAGGGACGGATCTCGATCGGGCACTTGGGACCCTCGCACTTGCTGCCCTTGAGGAACAGCTTCATCTTCTCGCGGCGGCAGAGCTTGCAGTCCGCACCGGTGTAACGAGCCATTGTTCTGAATCTCCCCGGTCTCAGACGCGCCGACGCTTCGGCGGGCGGCAGCCGTTGTGCGGAACGGGCGTGACGTCCTGGATCGAGCCCACCTCGAGGCCGGTCGCCTGCAGCGACCGGATGGCGGTCTCGCGGCCCGAGCCCGGGCCCTTCACGAAGACGTCGACCTTGCGCATGCCGTGCTCCATCGCGCGCCGGGCGGCGGACTCGGCGGCCTGCTGCGCGGCGAACGGGGTGGACTTGCGCGAGCCCTTGAACCCCACGTGGCCCGAGGAGGCCCAGGAGATCACGTTGCCGTTGGGGTCGGTGATCGAAACGATCGTGTTGTTGAACGTGCTCTTGATGTGGGCGTGCCCGTGAGCGACGTTCTTCTTCTCCTTGCGGCGCACCTTCTTGGCGCCGACACGGCTCTTAGGAGGCATCTGCTCTCTCTACTCTCGAGGTCATCGATCCGGACGGGCCGGCGGGCCCGCGCGCGGACTACTTCTTGCCGACCTTCTTCTTGCCGGCCACGGTCTTCTTCTTGCCCTTGCGGGTGCGCGCGTTGGTCTGCGTGCGCTGACCGTGCACGGGAAGCCCGCGGCGGTGCCGGATGCCCTGGTAGGACCCGATCTCGATCTTGCGGCGGATGTCCGCCTGGACCTCGCGGCGAAGGTCGCCCTCGATCTTGTAGTTCGCGTCGATCCAGTCGCGGAGCTTCACCAGCTCCTCGTCGCCCAGCTGGTGGACGCGCAGATCCGGGTTGACGCCGGTCCCTGCGAGGGTCTCCTTCGCCCTGGTCCGGCCGATGCCGAAAATGTAGGTGAGAGCGACCTCCACGCGCTTCTCGCGCGGGAGGTCGACGCCGAGTAGGCGTGCCATGTGGGCAGTTTCCCTTCGTATCGCGGAGGTATGGACGCACCGCGTCCGCACACACCCTGCCCGGGTGGCGGCCCCGGCCTCCGGCGGTCCCGGGGGTGACCCCTCCGCACGACTCCGCCGTACGCCCCCGGAGAGACGTACGGCCGGCGATGCGAAGGCTGCGATGCGCTTGTCTGTTGGTCGGACGGACTGCCGTCAGCCCTGGCGCTGCTTGTGACGCGGGTCAGAGCAGATGACCATGACCCGGCCGTGCCGGCGGATGACGCGGCACTTGTTGCAGATCTTCTTGACGCTCGGCTTGACCTTCACTGGGTCTCCTAGATCAGGGTCACCCCCGCGCCGCCACACGCGGGGAAGGCAACCCCAGTGGGATGGGTGGGTTCACTTGTACCGGTAGACGATCCGACCGCGCGTGAGGTCGTAGGGGCTCAGCTCCACAACGACGCGGTCGTCAGGCAGGATCCGGATGTAGTGCATCCGCATCTTGCCGCTGATGTGGGCGAGCACCTTGTGCCCGTTGTCGAGCTCCACCCTGAACATGGCGTTCGGCAGCGACTCGATGACGGTGCCCTCGATCTCGATGGCCCCTTCTTTCTTGGGCATGTCCTCCGCGCTTCACTGGTCGGCTCATTGGACTCGGACCGGGCTCCCGAGGGAGAATCGACCGCAACCCACCGCCACGACGCGCGAAGCGTCCGGAACAGGGAATCAGGCGGTCGCCGACGGACCGACAAGGAAGTCTACGTCAACCGGTCGCGGAATGCGAAATCAGCGCATGATACGGGCCGGGAGACCGGTTCCCAGCCAACCATACCGCGCCCGCGCGTTGTACCTTTCAGGAGAGATACGTTCGAGGAGGATCAGCATGCCGAGCTATGACTTCGCGCTGATCCTGAGCCGTCCCTTCCACGAGGACGAGCTGGACCCGCTGTTCGACCGCACGCACGGCGCGGTCACGGTCTCGATCGCCAGCGACGCTCCAGCCCCCGCCCACCGCTCGCCGGTCGACGAGCTCCGCTCGGCCGAGCGCCGGGGCAACGCGTCCTGCTCCTGGACGGGCCCCACCCTCGCCGCGGCGATCATGGAGGTGGTCGAGCACGTCGAGGCCAGCGCGCCGGGCGTGCACGTCCTGCAGGTCGAGGCCGACCCGCTGCTGACCATCCGCGACATCGCCGAGCGCGTCGGGCGCTCCCTCGACTCCGTCCGGCACGCCATCACCGGCGCGCGCGGCGCCGCCGGGTTCCCCTCGTCGGAGATGTCGTCGGCCGGGCACCGGCTGTGGCGCTGGTCCAAGGTCGCCGCCTGGTACGGCATCGAGGACCCTCAGCTCGTCGAGGCGAAGCCGACCGTCCAGGCGATCAACGGCTGGCTCGCCCTCCGCGACGTCGTCCCCGACGTGGCGCCCGCACCCGAGGAGGTCACCTCGGCGCTGTCCCTGGTCATCCCGCACGTCGCCTGAGCGAAGCCCGGGACGTTCACCAGGCGGACCCGCACCACGTGGGGTCCGGCACGACGGAGGAGTACCAGTCGGACGGTATGACCCGCCCGTCCGGGAGCACATGCTTCTCCGGACCGGAGGCCGGGTCGAGACCTGCCCTCCACAGCGACCGGGCGCACCTCACGTTCTCGCGCTGCACACCGGCCCGCACCTCGGTGAAGTGGAGATGCCCCTGGGCGAGCGCGAGACCCGCCGCGAACAGCTCCGCTCCGAGCCCCCCGGCCCCGGTAGGAGGGGGCCAGGTAGCCGCCCAGCTCGCAGAGGTCGGGCGACTCCGGGGTCAGCCACAAGATCCCGGCGGGCAGGCCGTTATCGGGATCGACCGCCACCATCCCCGTCGGCACGCACCGGCTCGGCAGCCCGAACCGGGCACGTCCCCTGCCCGGCGGGGCCGACAGCAGGCGGTCGCGCTCCTCCCCGGCGACCAGGTCCTCCCGCTTCCAGCCGAGCCAGCGCTGCGCCTCCGGATCACGGCGGCGGCCGCGGCGAGCGGCAGGTCCGCCACCGTCAGGGAGCGCAACGCCAGCCCCGGCGTGGTGATCACATGGCGGCCGCCGGAGCATCTCCGGGCGAATCTCTTCGGCCTGGGCATACCGGAATGCGCCTCCCTTTCACCACGAGTCCGCCGTGAGGCAAGGTAGCGGTATGCGCCCCCGGGCGGGCACCGGCCAGTCCGGCCGCTCCGGCGGGGCCCGGGTCGACAGCCCGACTCCCGGAGCGCGAAGATCGACTAGGCGTCCCGGGGGGTCGGGGCCGTCCAGGCAAGGGACCCCGCGACGGGCTCCGGGCAAGGGGGAGGGCATCGATGGCGATCATTGCGCAGTTGAGCGACATCCACCTCGCGGCCGGCCGCGACGGCCGGGTGGACGACGGCTCCGGACCGGTCCGCGCCCTGCGCGCCGCCGTGTCGAGCCTGCTCTCCCTGCCCGCGCGCCCCGACGCGGTCGTCCTCACCGGGGACCTCGCCGACGGGGGCCGGCCCGCCGAGTACGAGCGGCTCCACGCCCTGCTGTCCCCGCTTCCCATGGCCGTGTTCCCGATGCCCGGCAACCACGACGACCGCGACGAGATGCGCAGGGTCTTCAACGACCACCCGGCGGTGGCGGCGAGCGGGCTCACCCCCCAGGCCCCCGTCCAGTACGCCGTCGACGTGGCGGGCGTCCGGCTCGTCTGCTGCGACACCACGGTGGACGGGCACCCCCACGGGCACATGAGCCGGGAACGCCTCGCCTGGCTCGACGAGACGCTCTCCGCCGCCCCCGACACGCCGACGGTCGTGGCCACCCACCACCCGCCGTTCCCCATCGGGATCCGCTTCATCGACGAGATGCGCTTCGTCGACCCCGCCGGGTTCGCCTCGGTGATCTCGAAGCACCCGCAGGTGGTGCGGGTGATCTCCGGGCACGTGCACCGGGGCGCGGTCGGATCGCTGGCCGGGATCGTCAGCACCACCTGCCCCAGCACCTACCGGCAGCTGTTCCTCGACCTGACCCAGCCCGGCCGGGCCGCCGTCACCGGGGAACCCGCCGGGTTCGCCATCCACCTCGTCGAGAACGACGGAACGGCCACGACGCACTTCGTCCCCACGGGCAACTACCGGCCGCTGATGGACGTGGAATGACCGGGCCGGTCCCGTGAGGGCCCCGCGTCCGAACGCTCGTCCGGCCGCGCGTCAGCCGGAACGCCGGCCGCCGAAGATCGAACCGATGAGCAGCATCGCGCCCCAGGGGCCCGCCACCCAGATCCACCACGGATAGACCCAGCCGGTCGTGAGCACGATGATCAGCCAGACCGTGAAGTTGATGCCGCTGACCGACGCCCACGCCGCCCACATCGTCCCGGCGGTACTGTCCGGGAGCGACGCGGCGCTCGCCCCCGCGAGCTCGGTGCTCTTCGGCTGCGACGCCGGGACGGGAAGCTGGTAGAGGTCCTCTTCCGGCAGGTCGGAGGTGATCTCCTGGAGCTGCCCGAGGGTCTTGGCCGAGTACACCGCCTCCAGCCGCTCGTGCAGCTCGTCCACGGTGATCCTGCCCTCGCCGCAGTGCTCGCGCAGGCTCGCCGCCACCCGGTCACGGTCGGCGTCCGATGCCCGGATGTCAGGGTTCGGCGCCATCTTTCCTCCGCTCAGCCGAAAGCCTCACCTCCCATTATGGAGGGAGGTATCAGGAGAGACGCGCCGCGGAGAGCGCTGATTCCCGCCCTGGCCGGACTACTTCTCCGAACTCAGGGCGTAGGCCTTGGCGCCGAGCTCGGCGAACCACTCCCGGCCCTCGTCCAGCGCCGTCAGGACGCGGGGGCCCTCCGGCGTCACCGCGAACGTGTGCTCGAAGTGCGCGGAGGACCGGCCGTCGAGCGTGACGACCGTCCAGCCGTCGTCCAGCTCCACGGTCTCCTTCGTGCCGAGGTTCACCATCGGCTCGATCGCGAAGCACATCCCCGGCTCCAGCACCGGACCGCGCCCGGGCGCCCCGTGGTTCGGGACGAGCGGGTCCATGTGCATCTCGGTGCCGATGCCGTGCCCCCCGTAGCCCTCAACGATGCCGTAGGAGCCCTGAGAGCGAACGTAAGCCTCGATCGCGTGCGAGATGTCGGTGAGCCTGGCCCCGGCCTGCCCGGCCGCCAGACCGTGCCACAGGGACGTCTCGGTCACCTCCAGGAGCCGCCGCTCCTCCGCGGTGATCTCCCCCACCGGGACGGTGATCGCCGCGTCGCCGTGCCAGCCCTCGACGATCGCGCCGCAGTCGATCGACAGGACGTCGCCGTCCCGCAGCACCTTCCCGGCCCGCGGGATGCCGTGCACGATCTCCTCGTTGACCGACGCGCAGATCGTCCCGGTGAAGCCGTAGTAGCCCTTGAAGGACGGGACGCCGCCGTTGTCGCGGATGTGCTCCTCCGCGATCCGGTCCAGGTCCAGGGTGGTGATCCCCGGCCTGACCGCCTCGCGCAGGACCTCCAGGGTCCGGCCGACGAGCAGCCCGGCCGCCCGCATCAACTCGATCTGCTCCGCGGTCTTCACCTGGATCGCGGGCCTACGCCGTTTGAACATCATCGTCCTGTGTCGGTTGCGGTCACGGCCCGCCGCGCTCACCGGGGGTCGCACCACGGCCATGCCTGGGCGGGCGCGCGTTCCGCGACTCCGGCGAGGCTCGCCACCGGCGGCGCCGCGCGGGGGTCGCGCGCCCGCGTACGGGGCCCGGGCCTCGCTGCCAGGTTACGTGCTCGCGTGCACCGCCCCGGCCGCCGCGGAGCGCGCACCCCGGGTCATCTCTCCAGGGGCCGGAGCGCCGCGAGGGCGCGCTTGGTGACCTCCTCGACCGGACCGGTCGCGTCGATGCCGACCAGGATGCCCTCGTCCGCGTAGAACTGCACCAGCGGGGCGGTCTCCTGCCGGTAGACCTCCAGGCGGTGCATGACGACCTCTTCCTTGTCGTCGTCGCGCTGGAACAGGTGCCCGCCGCAGTCGTCGCAGATGTCGTCCTGCTTGTCGTCGAAGTCGACGTGCCAGATGCGGCCGCAGCGGTCGCACGTGCGCCGCCCCGACAACCGCCGGACGACCTCGTCCTCGTCCACGACGAGCTCCAACACGACGTCGAGCCGCGTGTCCCACTCGGAGAGGATCTTCTTCAGCGTCTCCGCCTGCGGGACGTTGCGGGGGAACCCGTCCAGGAGGAACCCGTGACGGGCGTCGTCCTCCGCGAGGCGGTCGCGCACCATCGCGATCGTGATCTCGTCGGGCACCAGGTCGCCGCGGTCCATGTACTGCTTGGCCTGCCGGCCGAGCTCCGTCCCGCCGCTCACGTTCGCGCGGAAGATGTCACCTGTCGAGATCTTCGGGATGGACAGATGAGAAGCGATGTACTGGGCCTGCGTCCCCTTGCCCGCACCGGGGGGCCCTACCAGGACGATACGCACTACCGCAGGAAACCCTCGTAGTTGCGCTGCTGCAGCTGACTTTCGATCTGCTTCACGGTATCCAGTCCGACGCCGACGATGATGAGGATGCTCGCGCCGCCGAAGGGGAACTCCTGGGTCGCGTTCAGGAGTGCGAACGCCACCATCGGAATCAGGGACACGAGCCCCAGGTACAGCGCACCGGGTGTGGTGATCCTGGTCAGCACGTAATCGAGGTATTCGGCAGTCGGCCGACCAGGTCGGATACCTGGGATGAAACCACCATACTTCTTCATGTTGTCGGCGACTTCAGTGGGGTTGAAGGTAATCGCGACGTAGAAGTAGGTGAAGAAGATGATGAACCCGAAGTACACCACCATGTGCCAGGCGTTGTCCTGCTGGAGGTAGGGCTGGAGCTTCTGGAGCCACTTGGTCTCGGGCCACAGCTGCGTCGCCAGGACGGGCAGGTAGAGCAGCGACGACGCGAAGATGATCGGGATGATCCCGGCCTGGTTGACCTTCAGCGGGATGTAGGTCGAGGTGCCGCCGTACATGCGCCGGCCCACCATCCGCTTGGCGTACTGGACGGGGATGCGCCGCTGCGCCTGCTCGACGAACACGACACCGGCCATGATCGCCAGGCCGACGATCAGCACCACCGCGAAGATGAAGCCGCCCTTGGCCTTGAAGATGCTCCAGAACTGGGCCGGGAAGACCGCCACGACCTGCGTGAAGATCAGCAGCGACATGCCGTTGCCGACGCCCCGGTCGGTGATCAGCTCGCCCAGCCACATGATGACCGTCGTGCCGGCCACCATGACGATCACCATCGTGATGATCGGGAAGAGACCCGTGTCGTAGAGGATGTCGTTCGCGCCGGACACGCCCTGGAACAGCTGCCCGGTGCTCGCCATCGCCACGATGCCGGTCGCCTGGAGGATCGCCAGCCCGACCGTCAGGTAACGGGTGTACTGGGTGATCTTCGTGGTCCCGGCCTGGCCCTCCTTCTTCAGGGCCTCCAGCCTGGGGATCACCACCGTGAGCAACTGGAGGATGATGCTCGCCGTGATGTAGGGCATGATGCCCAGCGCGAAGACCGACAGCTGCAGCAGCGCACCGCCGCTGAACAGGTCGACAAGACCGTAGAGCTGGTTGCTCTCCTTGGCCGCGTCGGCGGTCTCCTTGAGCACGCTGACGTTCACGTTGGGGGTCGGCACCACCGAGCCGACCCGGAACACCAGGATGATGAACAACGTGAACAGCAGCTTTTTACGCAGGTCAGGCGTACGGAAAGCCCGAGCGAACGCGGTCAGCACCATTCCTCCTGCGTTACTGGCATGTTCATGGCCGCCGAGGGGCCGGTTACAGGTCCGTGAGTCCTGGCGGAGGATACCGGGTGCGAAACCGGAGTGCGGAATCTCACGCCGATCGCCTCCGCCCGTGTGACTCTAACAGCAGATGACACCGGGGCCGCCTCGCCCGCGGTGGGGACCTCACGGCCCCCGGCGCAAGGCGAAGACGGCCCCGGCATCGTCGTATCTCTTCTTACAGCTCGTCGGCGGTTCCGCCGGCGGCGGCGATCTTCTCCTTGGCGGACCCGGAGAAGGCGTGCGCCTTCACCTGGACCGCGACGGAGATCTCGCCCGTGCCGAGGATCTTCACCGGACGGCCGCGGCGCACCGCGCCCCTGGCCGCCAGGTCCTCGGCGGTGACCTCGCCGCCCTCCGGGTAGAGTTCGGCGATCCGGTCCAGGTTCACGACCTGGTACTCCACCTTGTTCGGGTTCTTGAAGCCCTTGAGCTTCGGAACCCGGCGGATCAGCGGCATCTGGCCGCCCTCGAACCCGACGGGCACGGTGGCGCGCGCCTTGGTGCCCTTGGTGCCGCGGCCCGCGGTCTTGCCCTTGGACGCCTCGCCGCGACCCTTGCGGATCTTGCGGCGGTTCGAACCGGGAGCGGGACGCAGGTCGTGCACCTTCAGCGGACCCCCGCCGGTGCCGGCGGACTCGTCCTTCTCGAGATCAGCCGCCATGTCAGTCGACCTCCTCGACGGCGACGAGGTGCGCCACCGTCCGGATCATGCCGCGCACCTCGGGCCGGTCCTCCCGGACCACGCTCTGCCCGATCTTCTTCAGGCCGAGGGTGCGCAGCGTGTCACGCTGGTTCTGCTTCTCGCTGATCACGGACTTGGTCTGCGTGATCTTCAGGTTGCTCATGTGCTCGCGACCTCCGGCCTCGGCTCGGTGCCCGCCGCACGGGCGCGCAGCATCGCCGCCGGGGCGACGTCCTCCAGCGGGAGGCCGCGCTTGGCCGCGATCTCCTCGGGACGCTTCAGCGACTTCAGACCCGCGATCGTCGCGTGCACGATGTTGATCGGGTTGTCGCTGCCCAGCGACTTGCTCAGCACGTCCTGGATGCCGGCGGCCTCCAGCACCGCGCGCACCGGGCCACCCGCGATCACACCGGTACCGGGGCTCGCCGGACGCAGCAGGACCTCGCCCGCCGCGTCCCGCGCCTGCACCAGGTGCGGGATGGTGCCCTGGATCCGCGGCACCTTGAAGAAGTGCTTCTTGGCCTCCTCGACGCCCTTGGCGATCGCCGCGGGCACCTCCTTGGCCTTGCCGTAGCCGACGCCGACGGTGCCGTTGCCGTCACCGACGATCACCAGGGCGGTGAAGCTGAAGCGACGCCCGCCCTTGACGACCTTGGCGACCCGGTTGATCGCCACGACCTTCTCGATGTACGACTGGCCCTTGTCGGCGCCACCGCGGCGGTCGTCGCGGCGATCGCGACGGTCGCCACCCTGACCGCCGCCACGCCTCTGCGCTGCCATCAGTGGTTCCTCTCGTGTATCCGCCGAGCGGAGCTCGTCTCTTGACTCGTGCTGGGTGAGGCCTGGACCGTCATCAGACTTGCAGGCCCCCTTCGCGCGCACCCTCCGCGACGGCGGCGATGCGGCCGTGGTACTTGTTGCCACCGCGGTCGAACACGACCGAGGTGATGCCGGCGTCCAGGGCCCGGCGCGCGATGAGCTCGCCGACCTTGCGGGACTTGGCCGTCTTGTCGCCGGTGTCGGCGCGCAGGTCCGCCTCCATCGTCGACGCGCTGACCAGCGTGTGGCCCTTGTCGTCGTCGATGACCTGGACGAACACGTGCCGGTTGGAGCGGGTCACGACCAGGCGAGGCCGCTCGGCCGTGCCGAGGACCTTCTTCCGGACCCGCAGATGCCGGCGCCTGCGCTGCAGCGTGCGACGGCTCGTGGCCTTTCTGGCCAGGGTCTTCGTGCCTGCCATGACTACTTACCAGCCTTTCCGACCTTGCGGCGGACGTACTCACCCTCGTACCGCACGCCCTTGCCCTTGTACGGGTCGGGCCGGCGCAGCTTGCGGATGTTCGCGGCGACCTCGCCGACCTTCTGCTTGTCGATGCCCTCGACGACCAGCTGGGTCGGCTTCTCCACCTTGAACGTGATGCCCTCGGGGGGCTCGACGGTGATCGGGTGGCTGTAGCCGAGCGAGAACTCGAGGTTCTTGCCCTTGGCCACCACGCGGTAACCGACGCCCTGGATCTCCAGGGTCTTCTTGAAGCCCTCGGTGACCCCGACGACCATGTTGTTGATCAGGGTCCGGGTGAGCCCGTGCAGACCGCGCACCTTGTTGATGTCGTTGGGCCGGCGCACGACCACCTTGCCGTCCTCGAGGTTGACCTCGATGGGCTCGGCGACCGTGTGGGACAGCGTGCCCTTCGGCCCCTTGACGGTGACCTCACGGCCGTCGATGCTGACCTCGACACCGCTGGGCACGGTGATGGGATTGCGTCCGATTCGAGACATTGGTCAGAGCCCTCCCCTCACCACACGTAGGCGAGGACTTCTCCGCCCACGCCGCGCTTGCTGGCCTGCCGGTCGGTCATCAGGCCGGAGGACGTCGAGATGATCGCGACGCCCAGCCCGCCGAGCACCTTGGGCAGGTTGTCCTTCTTCGCGTACACGCGCAGACCCGGCTTCGAAACACGCTTGATGCCCGCGATCGAGCGCTCCCGGGTCGGGCCGAACTTCAGCTCGATCACGAGCTTCTTGCCGACCTCGGCGTCCTCCACGGACCACCCCGAGATGTAGCCCTCCTGCTGGAGGATCTCGGCGATGTGCGCCTTGATCTTCGAGTACGGCATCGACACGGTGTCGTGGTATGCCGAATTCGCGTTGCGCAGACGCGTCAGCATGTCTGCGATCGGGTCGGTCATCGTCATGGCCTGCTGGCCCTCCTCGCCGCGGTTTCCCGGGATCGCCGATCCCTGGACCTTCGGCGTGGTCAAGGGGCACCCTCTCCGGGTGCCCGGTCGGTCATTACTGGCGGTGCCCGTCCCCGGGAGCCCGTCCCGGGGAGGCGGTCACCAGCTGGACTTCGTGATGCCGGGCAGCTCGCCGCGGTGAGCCATCTCCCGGAAGCACACGCGGCACAGCCCGAACTTCCGGTAGACGGAGCGCGGACGCCCGCAGCGCGAGCATCGCGTGTACGCGCGCACCTTGAACTTCGGCTTCCGCGCCGCCTTGGCGATCAGCGACTTCTTCGCCATGCTCTCCTCGCTCAGCTTTCCTTGAAGGGGAAGCCCAGGAGCTTGAGCAGCGCCCGGCCCTCGTCGTCGTTCTTCGCGGTGGTCACGATCGTGATGTCCATGCCCCGCTGACGGTCGACCTTGTCGGGGTCCACCTCGTGGAACATGACCTGCTCGGTCAGCCCGAAGGTGTAGTTGCCGTTGCCGTCGAACTGCCGCGGCGACAGGCCGCGGAAGTCGCGGATGCGGGGCAGCGCCGTCGACAGCAGCCGGTCCAGGAACTCCCACATCCGGTCGCCGCGCAGCGTGACGTGCGCGCCGATCGGCATGCCCTCGCGCAGCTTGAACTGCGCGATGGACTTGCGGGCCCGGTTCACGGCCGGCTTCTGCCCGGTGATCATGGACAGGTCGCGGATCGCGCCCTCGATGAGCTTGGCGTCCCTGGCCGCGTCGCCGACGCCCATGTTGACCACGATCTTGGTCAGCGTGGGGATCTGCATGACGTTGGCGTAGCCGAACTGCTCGCGCATCTGCCCCGCGATCTCCTCGCGGTAGCGGAGCTTGAGCCGCGGCTGCGGCACGGGA
The sequence above is drawn from the Actinomadura hallensis genome and encodes:
- the rpsD gene encoding 30S ribosomal protein S4; translated protein: MARYTGADCKLCRREKMKLFLKGSKCEGPKCPIEIRPYPPGEHGRGRPKETEYLLQLREKQKARRIYGVLERQFHKYYVEANRQQGKTGDNLLTLLERRLDNVVYRGGFAKSRDMARQLIRHGHIRVNGKKVNIPSALVKEADIVDVKPKSLETTPFQVAKAEVGERPVPAWLGVDGEKMRIFVHSLPTRQQIDAPVQEQLIVELYSK
- the rpsK gene encoding 30S ribosomal protein S11, encoding MPPKSRVGAKKVRRKEKKNVAHGHAHIKSTFNNTIVSITDPNGNVISWASSGHVGFKGSRKSTPFAAQQAAESAARRAMEHGMRKVDVFVKGPGSGRETAIRSLQATGLEVGSIQDVTPVPHNGCRPPKRRRV
- the rpsM gene encoding 30S ribosomal protein S13, with translation MARLLGVDLPREKRVEVALTYIFGIGRTRAKETLAGTGVNPDLRVHQLGDEELVKLRDWIDANYKIEGDLRREVQADIRRKIEIGSYQGIRHRRGLPVHGQRTQTNARTRKGKKKTVAGKKKVGKK
- the rpmJ gene encoding 50S ribosomal protein L36: MKVKPSVKKICNKCRVIRRHGRVMVICSDPRHKQRQG
- the infA gene encoding translation initiation factor IF-1 codes for the protein MPKKEGAIEIEGTVIESLPNAMFRVELDNGHKVLAHISGKMRMHYIRILPDDRVVVELSPYDLTRGRIVYRYK
- a CDS encoding phosphodiesterase, which translates into the protein MAIIAQLSDIHLAAGRDGRVDDGSGPVRALRAAVSSLLSLPARPDAVVLTGDLADGGRPAEYERLHALLSPLPMAVFPMPGNHDDRDEMRRVFNDHPAVAASGLTPQAPVQYAVDVAGVRLVCCDTTVDGHPHGHMSRERLAWLDETLSAAPDTPTVVATHHPPFPIGIRFIDEMRFVDPAGFASVISKHPQVVRVISGHVHRGAVGSLAGIVSTTCPSTYRQLFLDLTQPGRAAVTGEPAGFAIHLVENDGTATTHFVPTGNYRPLMDVE
- a CDS encoding DUF1707 SHOCT-like domain-containing protein, encoding MAPNPDIRASDADRDRVAASLREHCGEGRITVDELHERLEAVYSAKTLGQLQEITSDLPEEDLYQLPVPASQPKSTELAGASAASLPDSTAGTMWAAWASVSGINFTVWLIIVLTTGWVYPWWIWVAGPWGAMLLIGSIFGGRRSG
- the map gene encoding type I methionyl aminopeptidase translates to MFKRRRPAIQVKTAEQIELMRAAGLLVGRTLEVLREAVRPGITTLDLDRIAEEHIRDNGGVPSFKGYYGFTGTICASVNEEIVHGIPRAGKVLRDGDVLSIDCGAIVEGWHGDAAITVPVGEITAEERRLLEVTETSLWHGLAAGQAGARLTDISHAIEAYVRSQGSYGIVEGYGGHGIGTEMHMDPLVPNHGAPGRGPVLEPGMCFAIEPMVNLGTKETVELDDGWTVVTLDGRSSAHFEHTFAVTPEGPRVLTALDEGREWFAELGAKAYALSSEK
- a CDS encoding adenylate kinase; its protein translation is MRIVLVGPPGAGKGTQAQYIASHLSIPKISTGDIFRANVSGGTELGRQAKQYMDRGDLVPDEITIAMVRDRLAEDDARHGFLLDGFPRNVPQAETLKKILSEWDTRLDVVLELVVDEDEVVRRLSGRRTCDRCGRIWHVDFDDKQDDICDDCGGHLFQRDDDKEEVVMHRLEVYRQETAPLVQFYADEGILVGIDATGPVEEVTKRALAALRPLER
- the secY gene encoding preprotein translocase subunit SecY gives rise to the protein MLTAFARAFRTPDLRKKLLFTLFIILVFRVGSVVPTPNVNVSVLKETADAAKESNQLYGLVDLFSGGALLQLSVFALGIMPYITASIILQLLTVVIPRLEALKKEGQAGTTKITQYTRYLTVGLAILQATGIVAMASTGQLFQGVSGANDILYDTGLFPIITMVIVMVAGTTVIMWLGELITDRGVGNGMSLLIFTQVVAVFPAQFWSIFKAKGGFIFAVVLIVGLAIMAGVVFVEQAQRRIPVQYAKRMVGRRMYGGTSTYIPLKVNQAGIIPIIFASSLLYLPVLATQLWPETKWLQKLQPYLQQDNAWHMVVYFGFIIFFTYFYVAITFNPTEVADNMKKYGGFIPGIRPGRPTAEYLDYVLTRITTPGALYLGLVSLIPMVAFALLNATQEFPFGGASILIIVGVGLDTVKQIESQLQQRNYEGFLR
- the rplO gene encoding 50S ribosomal protein L15 yields the protein MAADLEKDESAGTGGGPLKVHDLRPAPGSNRRKIRKGRGEASKGKTAGRGTKGTKARATVPVGFEGGQMPLIRRVPKLKGFKNPNKVEYQVVNLDRIAELYPEGGEVTAEDLAARGAVRRGRPVKILGTGEISVAVQVKAHAFSGSAKEKIAAAGGTADEL
- the rpmD gene encoding 50S ribosomal protein L30 — encoded protein: MSNLKITQTKSVISEKQNQRDTLRTLGLKKIGQSVVREDRPEVRGMIRTVAHLVAVEEVD
- the rpsE gene encoding 30S ribosomal protein S5, whose amino-acid sequence is MAAQRRGGGQGGDRRDRRDDRRGGADKGQSYIEKVVAINRVAKVVKGGRRFSFTALVIVGDGNGTVGVGYGKAKEVPAAIAKGVEEAKKHFFKVPRIQGTIPHLVQARDAAGEVLLRPASPGTGVIAGGPVRAVLEAAGIQDVLSKSLGSDNPINIVHATIAGLKSLKRPEEIAAKRGLPLEDVAPAAMLRARAAGTEPRPEVAST
- the rplR gene encoding 50S ribosomal protein L18; the protein is MAGTKTLARKATSRRTLQRRRRHLRVRKKVLGTAERPRLVVTRSNRHVFVQVIDDDKGHTLVSASTMEADLRADTGDKTAKSRKVGELIARRALDAGITSVVFDRGGNKYHGRIAAVAEGAREGGLQV
- the rplF gene encoding 50S ribosomal protein L6, whose protein sequence is MSRIGRNPITVPSGVEVSIDGREVTVKGPKGTLSHTVAEPIEVNLEDGKVVVRRPNDINKVRGLHGLTRTLINNMVVGVTEGFKKTLEIQGVGYRVVAKGKNLEFSLGYSHPITVEPPEGITFKVEKPTQLVVEGIDKQKVGEVAANIRKLRRPDPYKGKGVRYEGEYVRRKVGKAGK